The Polyangium aurulentum genomic interval AGAAAGCTCGCCCGCACTGCCCGGTCCGAGATCCCAGCCGCAATGGCCAGGAGCCGGCCTCTCGCCTCCGCAATGGCCGCCCGCGCCTCGTCGTGCCGACCCGCCGCCCAGAGACATTCGGCATGGGTCAGGCGCACGGACGCCTCCTGATAAAGCCCCACGGCGCGCTGGACGGCGCTCGCTTCGGCAGCCCGGACGGCATCCCCGAGCGCCCCCTCGACATCGCCCCGCGCGAGCCGGATCGCCGCGACCGTCGAGAGAACGCCAGGGTAATCGAGGCGCACACCGCCGAGCAGCTCGAGCGCAGAGGATGCCTCGCGCTCGGCCGCCTCGAAATCCCCCGCCCGCGCGAGCACACGCGCGAGCACCCAGCGGCCCCGCCCCTCGTCGAGGAGCACCCCGCGCGCCCGACCGTGCGCCATCAGGCGCTGGGCCACGACCATCGCTTCCGCCGTCCGGCCGCGCGCCGATTCGAGCTCCGCCAGGCAGAAGAACGGATATGCGGTGCCCACGCCCATTTCGGGGGCGGTGGCGACCGCCGCGGACAGGTCGGGCTCGGCCTCGTCCACGCGGCCGAGAAACCAGAGATTCATCCCCCGCATCGCGCGCGCCGTGGTGAGCCCGCGGCCGTGGCCGGTCTGCTCGAAAATGGCGCACGCCCTGCGGCTGTGGCGCAGGCCCGCCCAGGGATCGTCCGCGAGCGCGGCGTCGCGAAAGCCGTGCAGAACCGCCATCCAGCCGCCGAGCAGGGGATCGCGCGCGCCGAGGCGATCGACCAGCGCGTGCAGGCGCTCGACGAGCTGCGTGGCCCGGTCGATCGCGCAGCCGAGGTCGAGCATCGCGATGCCCACGGCGAGCGTGAAGGCCACCGTGCTGGCCGCCTCGGGCGAGGGATCGACCCCGCGCACCAGCTCGAGCGCGTCGAGCAGGGCCGGAAAATCGCCCCGGATCATCGCATCCTGCACCTGCACGAGCGCCCCCTGCACCCACGGGACGCTGCCCGGCGGCGCCAGGCGCAACAGCTCCTCCGCGAAAGGAACGGCCTCACAGGCCTGGTTGCCCCACGTGTGCGCCTCGCACACGAGGCCCAGCATGGCCACGCGCGTCTCCCCCGTGACGCCGCTCGCGAGCCCCCGCTCGACGTGCGCGAAGAGCGCGCCCGGATCGCCGCGCCGGTGGGCGTTCTCGGCCGCGGACAGCCAGTAGTCCGCCGCGCGCGCGGGCTCGGTGCTGCGCTCGTAATGGCCCGCGAGCACCAGCGGATCGTCCTCGCCGCGCGACGCGAGCCACTCCGCCGCGAGCCTGTGCCCGAGCGCCCGGTCCTCCTCGGTGAGCATCGCGTACGCGCCCTCCCGCAAGAGCGCGTGACGGAACGCGAGCTCTTCCTCCCCGGGAAAACGGCTGTCGCGCCTGCGCACCAGAAGCTCGCGCTCGACCAGCCGCCCGAGCCACTCGGCCGCGCGGCTCGCCGAGATCTCGCGGCCCACCAGGGTCAAGACCGAGCCCTTCCAGAAGACCTCGCCGAAGATGCTCGCGGCCCGAAGGATCCGCCGCGCGTCGGACTCGAGCCCCTCGAGGCGCGACTGCACCATCGCCACCACCGTCTCGGGCAGCTCGCGCTTGCCCTCGGCCGCCGCGCGGATGAGCTCCTCGAGGTAGAACGCGTGCCCGTCGGCGAGGCTCACGAGCCGCTCGACCGCCTCGGCGTCCCCCGCCTCGCCGAGCGCCTCGCGCACGAGCCGCTCGCTCGCGCGGCGGGTGAGCGGACGCAAGCGCACCTCCTGCACCCCGCGATCGGCCCACAGCCGCGGGAACAGCTCGTGCGCCTCGGGGCGCGCCAGGGCGAGCACGAACAGCGGATGGTCGCGCGCCGTGCGCAGCGCCGCGTCCACGAAGCGCAAGGTGGCCGCGTCGCCCCAGTGCAGGTCCTCGAGCACGAGCACCACGGCGTGCTCGGCGCAGGACCCGAGCACGAAGTCCTCGAAGGCCATGCGCATCTGCTCGGCCATGAGCTGCGCGTCGCGGCGCGCGGCCCAGAGCGGCGGATCGGCCGCGTCGGGGAAGGACGCGCCCACGATCTCGCCGAGGAACGAGGCCACGCGGCGCGCGTCGAGCGGCGACACCGAGCGCTCCACGCGCCGCTCGAGTTTGTCACGGCGGACCTCGGGCGGATCGGCGTCGAGGATGCCCGCGGCGCTGCGCAGGGCTCCATCGAGCAGCCCGAGCGGCGAGCCTGCGCGCAGCGCGTCGCCCCGGGCGGTCCAGATCTCGAGCGGCTCGGGCCGCTTGCGCAAGAGCTTCAATATCTCGTGCGCCAGGCGCGATTTCCCGATGCCGGCGGGGGCCGTGATCAAGAAGGCCTGCGCGCCGGGCTCGTCGACGCAGGCGACGAAGGCCTCCTCGAGCAGCCTCAGCTCGCGCTCGCGGCCCACGCACGGGGTGGGCTTTCCGAGCAGGGTGCGGGCGGTGTCCGCGCGCTCGCGCTCGCCTGAAAGCTCGTGGCCGGCCGGGGTCTCGCGGAACGCGAAGCGCGGATCGAGCAGCGCGGCCGTCACGTCGTCGATCGCGATGGCGCTCGTCGGACCGCCGCGGGCGCCGAGGCGCGCGGCCGCGCGGTCGATGGCGTCGCTCAGGGCGAGCTTGCCGCCGAGGGCGCCGCGGCCGGTGGTGAGGGCGATGGGGCGGTCGCCGACGAGCGCTCGGATCGACAGCGCGAAGCGCGCGGCCACGGCCACCCGGTCCTCGGCGACGCCGGGCGCCCATAGCGCCACGGCCATGGATCCGTCGGCGAGGCGCTCGAGGCGTCCGCCGGCCTGTCGCGACGCGTCTTGCAGCAGCTCCAGGACCGGAGGCGACAGGTCCTCGCGCACGCCGGGCTCGCCCTCGGCCCCCGTGACGTTGCCGATGAGCACGATCTGCAGCACGCGCCGCTCGCTGCCGCCGAGCGAGCTGGGCGTGGGCAGGGTGGGGGGCCTGCGCGTGGGGCGCGGGGCGGAGGGGGCCACGGCGTCGATCGCGTCGAGCAGCGCGGCGCCGTCGCGCGGGCGGGCGGCGGGGTCCTTCGCGAGCATGCGCTCGACGAGCGCCTCGACCTGGCTCGGGATGCCGGGGACGAGGTCGCGCAGGCGCGGCGGGTCGTCGAAGACGAGCTTGGCGAGCAGGGCGATGACGCTGTCGCCGCGGAACGCGGGCTCGCCCGACAGGGCCTCGAAGAGCACGGCGCCGAGGGCGAAGACGTCGATGGCCGGCGTCAGCTCCTCGTCGCCGCGGGCCTGCTCGGGTGCGGTGTAGCCGGGGGTGCCGAGGAGCATTCCGGTGCGGGTCATGCGCGTCGCGCCGCCGCGCCAGGCCACGCCGAAGTCGAGCAATTTGACGTTCGCGCAATCGCCGCCCACGAGGAAGAGATTGCCGGGCTTGATGTCGCGGTGGATCATGCCGTGGGCGTGGGCCTCGGCGAGGGCCTCGGCGACGCGGCGGGCGAGCAGGAGCGCCTCGCCCGGGTCGAGCGTGCGCTCGCGGAGGATCCCGGCGAGGTCTTCGCCGTCGAGCCACTCCATGACCAGGTAGGGATCGCCGTTCGCGGTGTTTCCGCGGGCGACGTGGCGGACGATGGCCGGGTGGCGGAGCTCGGCGAGGGCGTCCGCCTCGCGCTCGAAGCGGGCGCGATCGCCGGAGGAGGGCGTGAGCATGACCTTGACCGCGACGAGCGCGCCGGTCTCGAGGTCTTTGCCCTGAAACACCTCGCCCATCCCGCCGGATCCGGCGCGGCGCAAGATCTCGAAGCGCCCGTCGACCCGATCGCCCGCCCGCATGGCCGGGGGAGTATCGGCATACCCCCGGCCCCTGTAAAGGGAAACGGCCGGGGGTGCGCTCTCGGGTCGTACTTCTCAGGGCGATGTGCCCGATGTCACAGCGGCGGATCGGCCCGCTGGGGGCGGATGATCATTGCGTGCAGTCGATGTTCGACAGGCCCGCCATCGCGCCGGTGGCGGTGTTGTTGCATTTCACGATGTTTCCGCTGCTCCCCTCGGCGATGAAGAAGCCGTGGCCCGTGCCGTTGACGGTCGCGACGTTGTTCTCGAAGACGTTGTCGTTGCCCCAGCCCATGGCGGCGACGCGCGTCTCGAATCCGTTCTTGGGCGCGGTCGTGCCCTTGTTGTTCGCGAACACGTAGGCATTGCCGCCGACGTTCACCCAGGAGTCCTCGAAATCGTCGCCCGTGATCCCGGTCCCGTCGAAGGTATTGCCTCGGACCTCGCCGCCGGTCGTGCCCTCCTTCAGGTCGACGTGCTCGGTCTTGACGCCCGGGCCGATCTTGTTGTTCAGGATCTTGGTGTTGTTGCAGGCGTCGGGCATGTCGGGCGAGGGCCAGTTCGTCGCGGCGGTGCCGACGTAGATGCCCTCGGCGTTCTTCGGGTCCGAGAGGCCCGTGTCGCGGATCTCGCACGATTCGACGGTGTTGTTGCTGCTATTTTCGCGGATCTGGATCCCCTGCTCGCCCACGCTGTGGACGAGGAGACCCTTCAGCTGGACCATGTTGGCCTGCTGCAGGGTGACGCCCTTGCG includes:
- a CDS encoding right-handed parallel beta-helix repeat-containing protein, which produces MRHQTKLPLSSVQLSSLFSAACALPLLLAFVALPACGGGDGGSGGSGATANTGGAGGAGGAGGAGGAGGGMPAGPCDFPHDSEVMVSDAKTLTDALKAATPGTLIHLAPGTYTGAFNLDVAGTSEKPIVLCGPREAIIDAQDLKDLIAVRVRADYQILSGFTVTNGRKGVTLQQANMVQLKGLLVHSVGEQGIQIRENSSNNTVESCEIRDTGLSDPKNAEGIYVGTAATNWPSPDMPDACNNTKILNNKIGPGVKTEHVDLKEGTTGGEVRGNTFDGTGITGDDFEDSWVNVGGNAYVFANNKGTTAPKNGFETRVAAMGWGNDNVFENNVATVNGTGHGFFIAEGSSGNIVKCNNTATGAMAGLSNIDCTQ
- a CDS encoding serine/threonine-protein kinase, which codes for MRAGDRVDGRFEILRRAGSGGMGEVFQGKDLETGALVAVKVMLTPSSGDRARFEREADALAELRHPAIVRHVARGNTANGDPYLVMEWLDGEDLAGILRERTLDPGEALLLARRVAEALAEAHAHGMIHRDIKPGNLFLVGGDCANVKLLDFGVAWRGGATRMTRTGMLLGTPGYTAPEQARGDEELTPAIDVFALGAVLFEALSGEPAFRGDSVIALLAKLVFDDPPRLRDLVPGIPSQVEALVERMLAKDPAARPRDGAALLDAIDAVAPSAPRPTRRPPTLPTPSSLGGSERRVLQIVLIGNVTGAEGEPGVREDLSPPVLELLQDASRQAGGRLERLADGSMAVALWAPGVAEDRVAVAARFALSIRALVGDRPIALTTGRGALGGKLALSDAIDRAAARLGARGGPTSAIAIDDVTAALLDPRFAFRETPAGHELSGERERADTARTLLGKPTPCVGRERELRLLEEAFVACVDEPGAQAFLITAPAGIGKSRLAHEILKLLRKRPEPLEIWTARGDALRAGSPLGLLDGALRSAAGILDADPPEVRRDKLERRVERSVSPLDARRVASFLGEIVGASFPDAADPPLWAARRDAQLMAEQMRMAFEDFVLGSCAEHAVVLVLEDLHWGDAATLRFVDAALRTARDHPLFVLALARPEAHELFPRLWADRGVQEVRLRPLTRRASERLVREALGEAGDAEAVERLVSLADGHAFYLEELIRAAAEGKRELPETVVAMVQSRLEGLESDARRILRAASIFGEVFWKGSVLTLVGREISASRAAEWLGRLVERELLVRRRDSRFPGEEELAFRHALLREGAYAMLTEEDRALGHRLAAEWLASRGEDDPLVLAGHYERSTEPARAADYWLSAAENAHRRGDPGALFAHVERGLASGVTGETRVAMLGLVCEAHTWGNQACEAVPFAEELLRLAPPGSVPWVQGALVQVQDAMIRGDFPALLDALELVRGVDPSPEAASTVAFTLAVGIAMLDLGCAIDRATQLVERLHALVDRLGARDPLLGGWMAVLHGFRDAALADDPWAGLRHSRRACAIFEQTGHGRGLTTARAMRGMNLWFLGRVDEAEPDLSAAVATAPEMGVGTAYPFFCLAELESARGRTAEAMVVAQRLMAHGRARGVLLDEGRGRWVLARVLARAGDFEAAEREASSALELLGGVRLDYPGVLSTVAAIRLARGDVEGALGDAVRAAEASAVQRAVGLYQEASVRLTHAECLWAAGRHDEARAAIAEARGRLLAIAAGISDRAVRASFLEVVPENARTLLLARQWVGDVPAAGE